One genomic segment of Gemmatimonadales bacterium includes these proteins:
- a CDS encoding ABC transporter substrate-binding protein, with protein sequence MTRLLLAAVLVLTACGGEGGPRSITYYFTADPRSLDPAFSTDVPSGEMIAMLFDNVTQFNAAGRLVPGIAARWEADSSGAVYTFHLRTDAVFHDGTPISAQTVRASFRRVLSLASKGARTWTLTPIKGAAAFAAGATADIEGIAVPDDSTLVITLEEPLNVFPKLLAMPASAIVPESIGPDFSERPVGSGPWRFVEWSHDDALLLSANEEYWGGRPRSDTLRVRIIPEPLTQAAEFEFGQLAVVEVPFSETARWEREHSAELQRRPALRALYVAINTQRGPLQDVRVRRALNLGVDAGTMLRTIMAGRGVRAAGAIPPGLEGYDSTRPPYAYDPAAARALLADAGYPDGITLKLWRTQRSELARIAQAIQQSLALAGVTIEIVERDASSARAASSKGEADLFLTDWYADYPDPESFNYPTFYSKNAGSGGNRAFYADPTTDRMIMLARSTPDLELKDSLSRAIDQRIFEAAPWIFLWFPVDLWAERADVTGWEIPAIFNGQRWRNVERVQ encoded by the coding sequence ATGACGCGCTTGCTGCTCGCCGCCGTGCTGGTCCTGACCGCCTGTGGCGGTGAGGGGGGACCCCGTTCGATTACCTACTATTTCACCGCCGACCCCCGGTCGCTGGACCCCGCCTTTTCGACCGATGTGCCAAGCGGCGAAATGATCGCGATGCTCTTCGACAACGTGACCCAGTTTAACGCCGCCGGGCGGCTGGTCCCCGGTATTGCGGCCCGCTGGGAGGCGGACTCCAGCGGCGCGGTGTACACCTTCCACCTGCGGACGGACGCGGTCTTTCACGACGGGACGCCGATCTCCGCGCAGACGGTCCGGGCCTCGTTCCGGCGCGTGCTCTCCCTGGCGTCCAAGGGCGCCCGCACCTGGACCCTCACGCCGATCAAGGGCGCGGCGGCCTTCGCGGCCGGCGCCACCGCCGACATCGAGGGGATCGCGGTCCCGGACGATTCCACCCTCGTGATCACCCTCGAGGAACCGCTGAACGTCTTCCCGAAGCTGCTGGCCATGCCCGCCTCCGCCATCGTGCCGGAATCGATCGGGCCCGACTTCAGCGAGCGCCCCGTCGGGAGCGGGCCGTGGCGCTTTGTCGAGTGGTCGCACGACGACGCCCTGCTCCTCTCCGCCAACGAGGAGTATTGGGGAGGGCGGCCCCGCTCCGACACGCTCCGGGTCCGCATCATCCCTGAGCCGCTTACGCAGGCGGCGGAGTTCGAGTTCGGGCAGCTGGCGGTGGTGGAGGTGCCCTTCAGCGAGACGGCACGATGGGAACGGGAACACAGCGCGGAGCTGCAGCGGCGCCCGGCCCTGCGGGCGCTGTACGTGGCCATCAACACCCAGCGCGGCCCCCTGCAGGATGTCCGGGTGCGGCGGGCGCTGAACCTGGGCGTGGACGCCGGCACCATGCTCCGGACCATCATGGCGGGGCGCGGGGTCCGGGCCGCCGGGGCGATTCCGCCGGGGCTCGAAGGCTACGACAGCACCCGCCCCCCCTATGCCTACGACCCCGCCGCGGCGCGCGCACTCCTCGCCGACGCGGGCTACCCCGACGGCATTACCCTGAAGCTCTGGCGCACGCAGCGCTCCGAGCTCGCGCGCATCGCGCAGGCCATCCAGCAGAGTCTGGCCCTGGCGGGAGTGACGATCGAGATCGTCGAACGTGACGCGTCGAGCGCCCGCGCCGCCTCGTCCAAGGGCGAGGCCGACCTCTTCCTCACCGACTGGTACGCCGACTACCCCGACCCGGAAAGCTTCAACTACCCGACGTTTTATTCGAAGAACGCCGGCAGCGGCGGCAACCGGGCATTCTACGCCGACCCGACGACCGACCGGATGATCATGCTGGCGCGAAGCACTCCCGACCTGGAGCTGAAGGACAGCCTCAGCCGAGCCATCGACCAGCGGATCTTCGAGGCCGCGCCCTGGATCTTTCTCTGGTTCCCGGTTGACCTCTGGGCCGAGCGCGCCGACGTGACCGGCTGGGAAATTCCGGCGATCTTCAATGGGCAGCGCTGGCGGAACGTGGAGCGCGTCCAGTGA